A single region of the Rhodococcus sp. W8901 genome encodes:
- a CDS encoding ABC-F family ATP-binding cassette domain-containing protein yields the protein MITATDLEVRAGVRTLLSAPGSALRVQAGDRIGLVGRNGAGKTTTLRILAGEGEPYAGAVIRSGELGYLPQDPKEGNLDVLAKDRVLSARGLDEIMRKMEKQQTIMAEAVDDAVRDKAVRKYGSLEDRFSALGGYVAESEAARICNSLGLADRILEQPLRTLSGGQRRRVELARILFAASDGSGGKSNTTLLLDEPTNHLDADSITWLRGFLQNHDGGLIVISHDVDLLNDVVNRVWFLDAVRGEADIYNMGWKKYLDARATDEQRRRRERANAEKKAGALRVQAAKLGAKATKATAAQNMAKRADKMMAALDEVRVDDKVAHIRFPEPATCGKTPLMAENLTKMYGSLEIFAGVDLAIDRGSRVVVLGLNGAGKTTLLRILAGTETPNAGELVPGHGLKIGYFAQEHDTLDDDATVWENIRHAAPDTGEQDLRGLLGAFMFTGPQLEQPAGTLSGGEKTRLALAGLVSSAANVLLLDEPTNNLDPISREQVLDALRSYTGAVVLVTHDPGAAEALNPERVILLPDGQEDHWSQEYLELIQLA from the coding sequence TTGATTACCGCCACCGACCTCGAAGTTCGTGCCGGTGTGCGGACGCTGCTGTCTGCCCCGGGTTCGGCGTTGCGTGTGCAGGCCGGGGACCGGATCGGTCTGGTCGGGCGTAACGGTGCCGGCAAGACGACCACCCTGCGCATCCTGGCGGGGGAGGGCGAACCCTACGCGGGTGCGGTGATCCGCAGCGGCGAGTTGGGGTACCTGCCGCAGGACCCCAAGGAGGGCAACCTCGACGTCCTCGCGAAGGACCGGGTGCTGTCGGCGCGGGGTCTCGACGAGATCATGCGCAAGATGGAAAAGCAGCAGACCATCATGGCCGAGGCCGTCGACGACGCGGTCCGTGACAAGGCCGTGCGCAAGTACGGTTCGCTCGAGGACCGGTTCTCCGCCCTCGGCGGGTATGTCGCCGAGTCCGAGGCGGCCCGCATCTGCAACAGCCTCGGGCTGGCGGATCGCATCCTGGAGCAGCCGCTGCGCACCCTCTCCGGTGGTCAGCGTCGCCGCGTGGAACTGGCCCGGATCCTGTTCGCGGCCTCGGACGGCTCGGGCGGCAAGTCGAACACCACGCTGCTGCTCGACGAGCCCACCAACCACCTCGACGCCGACTCGATCACGTGGCTGCGCGGGTTCCTGCAGAACCACGACGGCGGCCTGATCGTGATCAGTCACGACGTGGACCTGCTCAACGACGTCGTGAACCGGGTGTGGTTCCTCGACGCCGTGCGCGGCGAGGCCGACATCTACAACATGGGCTGGAAGAAGTACCTCGACGCCCGCGCCACCGACGAGCAGCGGCGCCGGCGTGAACGCGCCAACGCCGAGAAGAAAGCCGGCGCGCTGCGCGTGCAGGCGGCCAAGCTCGGCGCGAAGGCGACCAAGGCGACCGCGGCGCAGAACATGGCCAAGCGCGCCGACAAGATGATGGCCGCTCTCGACGAGGTGCGGGTGGACGACAAGGTCGCGCACATCCGCTTCCCGGAGCCCGCCACCTGCGGCAAGACACCGCTGATGGCCGAGAACCTGACCAAGATGTACGGCTCCTTGGAGATCTTCGCCGGTGTCGATCTGGCGATCGACCGTGGCAGCCGGGTGGTCGTGCTCGGGCTCAACGGCGCCGGCAAGACGACGCTGCTGCGCATCCTGGCGGGCACCGAAACGCCCAATGCGGGCGAGCTGGTGCCCGGTCACGGGCTGAAGATCGGCTACTTCGCGCAGGAACACGACACCCTCGACGACGACGCGACTGTGTGGGAGAACATCCGGCACGCCGCCCCCGACACCGGGGAGCAGGACCTGCGCGGTCTGCTGGGGGCGTTCATGTTCACCGGGCCGCAGCTCGAGCAGCCGGCGGGCACCCTGTCCGGTGGCGAGAAGACACGTCTGGCGCTGGCCGGGCTGGTGTCGTCGGCGGCGAATGTGCTGCTGCTCGACGAGCCGACCAACAACCTCGACCCGATCTCACGCGAGCAGGTGCTCGACGCGCTCCGCAGCTACACCGGCGCCGTCGTCCTGGTCACGCACGACCCGGGCGCCGCCGAGGCACTGAACCCGGAGCGGGTCATCCTGCTGCCTGATGGGCAGGAAGATCACTGGTCCCAGGAGTACCTCGAACTCATCCAGCTCGCCTGA
- a CDS encoding helix-turn-helix domain-containing protein, with amino-acid sequence MAESTGIGGVSGGVSRGARITGESRDKLRDELKAQYEAGASIRTLAEQTGRSYGFIHNVLVEADVTLRRRGGPNRRKKTV; translated from the coding sequence ATGGCGGAGAGCACGGGGATCGGCGGGGTTTCCGGCGGGGTTTCCCGGGGGGCCCGAATCACCGGGGAATCGCGTGACAAACTCCGCGACGAACTGAAAGCCCAGTACGAAGCCGGTGCGAGCATCCGCACCCTCGCCGAACAGACCGGCCGCTCGTACGGGTTCATCCACAACGTGCTCGTCGAGGCGGACGTGACACTGCGGCGGCGGGGTGGGCCGAACCGGCGCAAGAAGACTGTTTGA